One Pseudodesulfovibrio cashew DNA window includes the following coding sequences:
- the satP gene encoding acetate uptake transporter, translated as MEAKLANPGPLGLMGFGMTTILLNIHNAGFFPISSMILAMGIFYGGIAQVIAGIMEFKKGNTFGTTAFTSYGLFWMSLVGLIVMPKLGWAEPTPPGFMGCYLAMWGIFTLFMFFGTLKANKALQVVFSSLVVLFFLLAIRDFTHNESIGTIAGWEGMFCGASAVYLAMAEVLNEQFGRTVLPVG; from the coding sequence ATGGAAGCGAAACTTGCCAACCCCGGTCCGCTCGGACTGATGGGCTTCGGTATGACCACCATCCTGCTCAACATCCACAACGCAGGGTTTTTCCCGATCAGTTCGATGATCCTTGCCATGGGCATTTTTTACGGCGGCATCGCCCAGGTCATCGCCGGGATCATGGAGTTCAAGAAGGGCAACACCTTCGGTACGACCGCCTTCACTTCCTACGGTCTGTTTTGGATGTCCCTGGTCGGGCTTATCGTCATGCCCAAACTGGGGTGGGCCGAGCCGACACCCCCCGGATTCATGGGATGTTACCTCGCCATGTGGGGCATCTTCACCTTGTTCATGTTCTTCGGAACCTTGAAGGCGAATAAGGCGTTGCAGGTTGTTTTCTCCTCCCTGGTCGTCCTCTTTTTCCTGCTCGCCATTCGTGATTTCACCCACAACGAATCCATCGGCACCATCGCCGGTTGGGAAGGCATGTTTTGCGGCGCTTCCGCCGTCTACCTCGCCATGGCCGAAGTGCTGAATGAGCAATTCGGCCGCACTGTCCTGCCCGTTGGATGA
- a CDS encoding LysE family translocator: MKIEMWIMFFLAYLVTTLSPGPNVLLVLKNSIRHGWKSAFVTVLGNLCCQLLIVCLVAVGVGHLIQELPFWFVIMKTIGGAYLVYLGIKNLMASRKRKSVLVETDPEMSPARSGRSLFWEAFGVSASNPKTLIFLSAFLPQFLDAAHPAYEQFSIMFVTICGIVTTVHLGYSYLIASFGRRFSFKDFGRRIDKITGGLFIAMGGGILLSDRV, from the coding sequence ATGAAGATCGAAATGTGGATTATGTTTTTTCTGGCCTATCTGGTGACGACGCTGTCGCCCGGGCCGAATGTGTTGCTGGTGCTGAAAAACAGTATCCGGCACGGTTGGAAGTCCGCATTTGTCACCGTATTGGGGAATTTGTGCTGCCAGCTGTTGATTGTTTGCCTGGTCGCTGTCGGTGTCGGCCATCTCATCCAGGAGTTGCCTTTCTGGTTCGTGATCATGAAAACGATTGGCGGCGCCTATCTCGTGTACTTGGGGATCAAGAACCTGATGGCCTCCCGTAAGAGGAAATCCGTTTTGGTGGAGACCGATCCGGAAATGTCACCAGCCAGATCCGGCAGGAGCCTGTTCTGGGAAGCGTTCGGCGTTTCCGCGAGCAATCCCAAGACGCTGATTTTTCTCTCGGCCTTTTTGCCGCAGTTTCTTGATGCCGCACATCCTGCCTATGAGCAGTTTTCGATTATGTTTGTCACGATCTGCGGCATCGTAACCACAGTCCACCTGGGGTATTCGTACCTGATCGCTTCCTTTGGAAGGCGCTTTTCTTTCAAGGATTTTGGCCGCAGAATAGACAAGATTACCGGAGGCCTGTTCATCGCCATGGGGGGCGGTATCCTGTTAAGCGACCGGGTGTAA
- a CDS encoding MerR family transcriptional regulator: MPTVEEGVIRESAENMVKPKSRYFIGDMSKICNMSRKTLRYYDEIGLIPSQRHDYNNYRYYTYESLLAVPVIKYYKQMGFSLEEMKEFIKGDSKNVYRRLQRRFQDKISELETEQEMIRRKCVSVKDWHALIQEAETVLENDISEVGSKFVDSSTLLYYDQVFENDIEGSIINLEFTNYIESLGNETTGPVLIRFSSMQDRVENRAQPVKILQKPLMPVKDKHAYHFGGQMMVSCYHLGPHESIHETYRKISCWAREKGYDLAEEVYERYVTDYWTTRNSARYVTEILIKASRKRGGEQAT, from the coding sequence ATGCCCACGGTTGAAGAAGGCGTTATCCGGGAGAGCGCTGAGAACATGGTAAAACCCAAGTCCCGCTATTTCATCGGCGACATGAGCAAGATCTGCAACATGTCCCGGAAGACCCTGCGTTATTATGACGAGATAGGCCTGATCCCTTCGCAGCGGCACGACTACAACAACTACCGCTACTATACCTACGAGTCCCTGCTCGCGGTTCCCGTAATCAAGTATTACAAGCAGATGGGGTTCAGCCTGGAGGAGATGAAGGAGTTCATCAAGGGCGACTCGAAGAACGTCTACCGTCGGCTCCAGCGCCGTTTTCAGGACAAGATCAGTGAGCTGGAGACGGAGCAGGAGATGATCCGGCGCAAGTGCGTCTCGGTCAAGGACTGGCATGCACTCATCCAGGAGGCGGAGACCGTCTTGGAAAACGATATCAGTGAAGTGGGGTCCAAGTTCGTCGATTCCTCAACCCTCCTGTATTACGATCAAGTGTTCGAAAACGACATTGAGGGCTCCATCATCAACCTGGAGTTCACCAATTACATCGAGTCGCTGGGCAACGAGACCACCGGTCCGGTGCTGATTCGTTTTTCCTCCATGCAGGACCGGGTCGAAAACAGGGCGCAGCCGGTAAAGATTCTCCAGAAGCCGCTCATGCCGGTCAAGGACAAGCACGCCTATCATTTCGGGGGACAGATGATGGTTTCCTGCTACCATCTCGGGCCGCACGAGAGCATCCACGAAACCTATCGCAAGATATCCTGCTGGGCGCGGGAAAAGGGGTATGATCTGGCCGAGGAGGTTTACGAGCGCTACGTGACCGATTACTGGACCACCCGCAACTCTGCCCGGTACGTTACCGAAATACTTATCAAGGCCTCCCGCAAAAGAGGTGGCGAACAGGCGACCTGA
- the lipA gene encoding lipoyl synthase, with amino-acid sequence MRSSETSETHLRLPPWLKVRIPCNRTYTATRELVADLDLHTVCQSAKCPNMFECFSEHTATFLIMGDTCTRNCAFCNIQSGEMAPLDPSEPARVAEAARRLSLKHAVVTSVTRDDLPDGGAGHFAATIRAIRAVLPETTIEVLIPDFQGDGDALRQVIEACPDVINHNVETAPAHYPDIRPQADYAQSLELIARVKRAGCVAKSGLMVGLGETDDEVLGVIEDLSAVGCDIVTVGQYMRPSMSHPAVVRYVHPDVFREYARHGEEKGVAHMYSAPLVRSSYNAALFAGIGKGEA; translated from the coding sequence ATGCGCTCTTCCGAAACATCCGAAACGCACCTGCGTCTGCCTCCTTGGCTCAAGGTCAGGATTCCCTGCAACCGGACCTATACGGCCACCCGTGAACTGGTGGCCGACCTCGACCTGCACACCGTCTGCCAGAGCGCCAAGTGTCCGAACATGTTCGAGTGCTTTTCCGAGCACACGGCAACCTTTCTGATCATGGGCGACACCTGCACCCGCAACTGCGCCTTCTGCAATATCCAGAGCGGCGAAATGGCTCCTCTCGACCCATCGGAGCCGGCCCGCGTCGCCGAGGCCGCTCGTCGGCTGTCCCTCAAGCATGCGGTGGTCACCTCGGTCACCCGTGACGACCTCCCCGACGGCGGCGCAGGACATTTCGCCGCTACCATCCGGGCCATTCGCGCCGTGTTGCCCGAGACCACCATCGAAGTCCTTATTCCCGATTTCCAGGGGGACGGGGACGCCCTGCGTCAGGTCATCGAGGCCTGCCCGGATGTCATCAACCACAACGTGGAGACCGCCCCCGCGCATTATCCGGATATCAGGCCCCAGGCGGACTACGCTCAGAGCCTCGAACTTATCGCGCGCGTCAAGCGTGCCGGTTGCGTGGCCAAATCCGGCCTCATGGTCGGCCTGGGCGAAACGGATGACGAGGTGCTCGGCGTCATCGAAGACCTTTCCGCCGTCGGCTGCGACATAGTGACCGTCGGGCAATACATGCGCCCGTCCATGAGCCACCCGGCAGTGGTTCGCTACGTCCACCCCGACGTGTTTCGTGAATACGCCCGCCACGGTGAGGAGAAGGGGGTCGCGCACATGTATTCCGCCCCCCTGGTCCGGTCGTCCTACAATGCGGCCCTGTTTGCCGGGATCGGCAAGGGGGAGGCATAG
- the gcvH gene encoding glycine cleavage system protein GcvH has product MSELTFPNDVLYHPEHTWVRIAEDGSAVVGISDFAQEQLGEVAFVDLPETGASFAAGEEFGTVESIKAVSSLYMPINGTVTEVNSSLEDDPSQVNTSPYGDGWMLRITVEAEADKSQLLSNADYEAQIK; this is encoded by the coding sequence ATGAGTGAACTGACTTTCCCCAACGACGTCCTGTACCACCCCGAGCACACCTGGGTCCGCATCGCCGAAGACGGCTCCGCCGTTGTCGGCATCTCCGATTTCGCCCAGGAACAGCTCGGCGAGGTCGCCTTCGTGGACCTGCCCGAGACCGGAGCATCCTTTGCCGCCGGTGAAGAATTCGGCACCGTTGAGTCCATCAAGGCCGTATCCAGCCTGTACATGCCCATCAACGGCACCGTCACCGAAGTGAACTCCAGCCTGGAGGACGACCCGTCCCAGGTCAACACTTCCCCCTATGGCGACGGCTGGATGCTCCGCATCACCGTGGAGGCCGAGGCCGACAAGTCCCAGTTGCTGAGCAACGCCGACTATGAGGCGCAAATCAAGTAA
- the lpdA gene encoding dihydrolipoyl dehydrogenase, giving the protein MPSITIIGAGPGGYVAAFEAARRGARVTLVEKASVGGTCLNTGCIPTKTLKSSAEALETANRLKEFGITSGEATSFQADMSAVVARKDRVRKVLCGGLEKTCASLNIRIVRGVAELTADRTVLVRTEEGTEEIKNDNIIISTGSSTLDLPSLPVDHTHIINSDDALNLDHVPERMVIVGGGVIGCELAFIYRAFGAEVTIVEGLDRLLPIPSVDEDMSRLLQREAKKHRIKCELAKTVKSATVENGKVTCVIGASPFVEGADGPDFTLEADMVLVAVGRVPNSGGLKLEEAGVETDGRGWIKADQGMRTSVDGVYAIGDALGPARVMLAHVASAEGLCAVANCFGENRTLDYSVIPAGIFTSPEIGTVGLSESEAIAKGHDVRTEVFQFRELGKAQAMGELPGMFKLICEQGSGKVLGCHIAGAHATDLIAEAALAINKGLTATDLAHTIHAHPTLAEGLYEASERWLQGS; this is encoded by the coding sequence ATGCCTTCCATCACGATCATAGGCGCGGGGCCGGGGGGATACGTCGCCGCATTTGAGGCAGCCCGCCGCGGCGCTCGGGTCACCCTGGTCGAAAAGGCCTCCGTCGGCGGAACCTGTCTCAACACCGGTTGCATTCCCACCAAAACGCTGAAGTCTTCCGCCGAAGCCCTTGAGACCGCCAACCGGCTCAAGGAGTTCGGCATTACCTCCGGTGAAGCGACCTCTTTCCAGGCGGACATGAGCGCCGTGGTCGCACGCAAGGATCGCGTTCGCAAAGTCTTGTGCGGCGGCCTCGAGAAGACCTGCGCTTCCCTGAATATCCGCATCGTGCGCGGGGTCGCTGAATTGACGGCCGACCGCACCGTCCTGGTTCGCACGGAAGAGGGCACCGAGGAGATCAAGAACGACAACATCATCATCTCCACCGGTTCCAGCACGCTCGACCTGCCGTCCCTGCCCGTCGATCATACGCATATCATCAACAGCGACGACGCCCTCAACCTTGATCACGTGCCCGAGCGCATGGTCATCGTCGGCGGCGGCGTGATCGGGTGCGAACTGGCGTTCATCTACCGTGCCTTCGGAGCGGAAGTGACCATTGTCGAGGGGCTTGACCGTCTCTTGCCCATCCCGTCTGTGGACGAGGACATGAGCCGATTGCTCCAGCGCGAGGCCAAGAAACACCGTATCAAGTGCGAGCTGGCCAAGACCGTGAAAAGCGCGACCGTCGAAAACGGAAAGGTCACCTGCGTCATCGGCGCTTCGCCCTTTGTGGAAGGGGCTGACGGCCCTGATTTCACTCTTGAGGCGGACATGGTGCTTGTGGCCGTGGGGCGTGTTCCCAATTCCGGCGGGCTGAAGCTGGAAGAGGCCGGTGTCGAGACCGACGGTCGGGGCTGGATCAAGGCCGACCAGGGCATGCGCACTTCCGTGGATGGCGTTTACGCCATCGGCGACGCGCTCGGCCCGGCGCGCGTCATGTTGGCCCATGTCGCCTCTGCAGAGGGATTGTGCGCCGTTGCCAACTGTTTCGGCGAAAACAGGACGCTGGACTACAGCGTCATCCCTGCCGGTATTTTTACCTCTCCCGAGATCGGCACCGTCGGTCTGTCCGAGTCCGAGGCCATCGCCAAAGGGCATGATGTCCGCACCGAAGTCTTCCAGTTCCGCGAGCTTGGCAAGGCGCAGGCCATGGGCGAACTGCCCGGGATGTTCAAGCTGATCTGCGAGCAGGGCAGCGGCAAGGTCCTTGGATGCCATATCGCCGGAGCTCACGCCACCGATCTCATTGCCGAGGCCGCCCTGGCCATCAACAAGGGCCTCACCGCCACTGATCTCGCGCACACCATCCACGCGCACCCGACCCTCGCAGAAGGACTGTACGAGGCAAGCGAGCGCTGGCTTCAGGGTAGCTGA
- a CDS encoding OsmC family protein, with amino-acid sequence MAEVIVSYDREGEKQTIHTGSKILGDIDINYEGVPEDERGGTAKQFLASAALYCFCGALGKALETRGATYDRITGTATLETGLDEKKRARVTGIVLDVTVYMDEEYGFIFDRVEKIMKQGCLVTASLHNAFPVTYNMHLEED; translated from the coding sequence ATGGCTGAAGTTATCGTTTCCTACGATCGTGAAGGCGAAAAACAGACCATTCACACCGGATCCAAGATCCTTGGCGATATCGACATAAATTATGAAGGCGTTCCCGAGGACGAGCGCGGCGGCACCGCCAAGCAGTTTCTCGCATCCGCAGCCCTTTACTGCTTCTGCGGCGCGCTGGGCAAGGCTCTGGAAACTCGCGGCGCCACCTATGACCGCATTACCGGAACCGCCACTCTGGAGACCGGCCTGGACGAGAAGAAGCGGGCGCGTGTCACCGGTATCGTCCTGGACGTGACCGTCTACATGGATGAGGAGTACGGCTTCATTTTTGATCGCGTGGAAAAGATCATGAAGCAGGGCTGTCTTGTCACCGCCTCCCTGCACAACGCATTTCCCGTAACCTACAACATGCACCTGGAAGAAGACTAA
- a CDS encoding BCCT family transporter — MAQNGTGEGVDLRPDKKILIPATLVLIGIIACSILFTEQSENFLKTVYGVFAHTTGTWYLWATVGMMLLSGFFMFSRYGEIKFGEDDEKPEFNNYSWIAMMFCSGVAGAVMFWSIVEPLFNLAYPPQFAEPLSRESFEWAMSYVLLHWGPVTWPWYMVTALPICYMYYKRKKPVLRISATAEPVIGKKANGAIGKGIEVFFIIGLMFSNAAVMGVSVPIVNHALGAVLGIEPSFTMELIVLAVSAVIFTASVSLGLKKGIKILSDTNVCIALAMVFFCFVVGPTVFIVDNFTSSFGHMISNFWDMIFWTDPYTEGSFPQDWTIFYALWMASYGPFMGLFIARISRGRSVRQVVAMGLAGGIAGSYMIHAVFGGYTMFAQLNGIVDAVGILKASGGPAALVATLNSLPMGHFVLIGYCIFSTIFLATSVDSCAYVISCAATTKLEPGHEPTRGHRFYWAAIQAGLALAAITLGGLGPVKIFANFAGALMLIPIAFAVAAWFKMTKEDDALVKYCKTKE, encoded by the coding sequence ATGGCCCAAAACGGCACCGGCGAAGGTGTAGATCTTCGACCTGATAAGAAAATCCTTATCCCCGCAACTCTGGTTCTGATCGGCATCATCGCCTGTTCAATTCTCTTCACCGAGCAAAGTGAAAATTTTCTCAAAACCGTATACGGCGTGTTCGCCCACACCACTGGCACGTGGTACCTCTGGGCAACCGTCGGCATGATGCTCCTCTCGGGATTCTTCATGTTCTCCAGATACGGCGAGATCAAGTTCGGCGAGGATGACGAGAAACCCGAATTCAACAACTACTCTTGGATCGCCATGATGTTCTGCTCCGGTGTTGCCGGCGCGGTCATGTTCTGGTCCATTGTCGAGCCCCTGTTCAACCTGGCCTATCCGCCCCAGTTCGCGGAACCGCTCTCCCGAGAGTCCTTTGAGTGGGCCATGTCCTATGTGCTTCTTCACTGGGGTCCGGTTACCTGGCCCTGGTACATGGTTACGGCCCTGCCCATCTGCTACATGTACTACAAGCGCAAGAAGCCTGTTCTGCGCATCAGCGCCACGGCGGAACCGGTCATCGGCAAGAAGGCGAACGGCGCCATCGGCAAGGGCATCGAGGTCTTCTTCATCATTGGCCTGATGTTCTCCAACGCGGCGGTCATGGGCGTGTCCGTGCCCATCGTCAACCACGCCCTCGGCGCGGTTCTGGGAATCGAGCCGAGCTTCACCATGGAGCTCATCGTTCTGGCCGTCTCCGCTGTCATCTTCACCGCGTCCGTTTCCCTGGGGCTCAAGAAAGGCATCAAGATCCTGTCCGACACCAACGTGTGCATCGCGCTGGCCATGGTCTTCTTCTGCTTCGTCGTGGGACCGACCGTGTTCATCGTGGACAACTTCACCAGCTCCTTCGGCCACATGATCAGCAACTTCTGGGACATGATCTTCTGGACCGATCCGTACACCGAAGGTTCCTTCCCGCAGGATTGGACCATCTTCTACGCACTGTGGATGGCCTCCTACGGTCCCTTCATGGGCCTGTTCATCGCCCGCATCTCCCGTGGCCGCTCCGTGCGCCAGGTGGTTGCAATGGGCCTGGCAGGCGGCATCGCAGGCTCCTACATGATCCACGCCGTGTTCGGCGGCTACACCATGTTCGCGCAGCTTAACGGCATCGTGGACGCAGTGGGCATCCTCAAGGCAAGCGGTGGCCCGGCCGCCCTGGTCGCGACCCTGAACAGTCTGCCCATGGGACACTTCGTCCTTATCGGCTACTGCATCTTCTCGACCATCTTCCTGGCCACCTCCGTGGACTCCTGCGCCTATGTCATCTCCTGCGCAGCCACCACGAAGCTGGAACCCGGTCACGAGCCCACTCGCGGACACCGCTTCTACTGGGCCGCCATCCAGGCAGGCCTGGCATTGGCCGCCATCACCCTCGGCGGACTCGGACCAGTCAAGATCTTCGCGAACTTTGCGGGCGCATTGATGCTGATCCCCATCGCCTTTGCCGTTGCCGCCTGGTTCAAGATGACCAAGGAAGACGACGCCCTGGTCAAGTACTGCAAGACCAAAGAATAA
- a CDS encoding alkaline phosphatase family protein codes for MTTNAKRVALLGFDCAIPKRLEALIEEGALPNFAKFKAEGTYMTEGYNMPTVTPPSWASICTGAYPRTHGVEDYYYYNEGESLHFSKCVQAFGSGMLTAETIWDRWDKAGKKSLVVNYPTSWPSKLENGIMVQGEGLSAAECRWQYTGYEHREHLCSESCVASDYYPIGVQARFEEADGWKNIPEEIEDQEPLEMPIPMEFPHAVEKLAPQTWYGLTWESEDDGYDVFALCPEKDFSKAFFTIKVREWSEVIEGDFPMDADGRIEKGYFRCKLMELSDDAEDFKLYISGITGTKGYCAPADALKNVDFTKNILANDMGFVGLVNGIIDDETVVELAQFHSEWLTEILTTLMKDHPDWDLIYMHTHLIDWFYHGYLDKMDSEDPAISKPALDMERAIYQIEDKFLGTMMECMPDDTLTCVISDHGATPIGPILNTAEALKQAGLTAYEARSTEDAGSVWEESEGFNYDLIPEKSKAVPQRYMFVYVNLKSKYPGGIVEDEDYEKVRNEIIDALYDYKHPETGERPVMCAIPKEDAKVFGMGGEQAGDVVYVLKPEYMAEHGYGFPTGESGCGSLKNVMMWRGPGVKQGYVYDRPRWLVDVVPTFCHATGNPVPADTEGAVIYQMFQDHE; via the coding sequence ATGACCACCAATGCCAAACGGGTCGCTCTGCTCGGTTTCGACTGCGCCATCCCCAAGCGCCTTGAAGCGCTGATCGAGGAAGGCGCGCTCCCCAACTTCGCCAAGTTCAAGGCCGAAGGCACCTACATGACCGAGGGCTACAACATGCCCACCGTCACGCCGCCTTCCTGGGCCTCCATCTGCACCGGCGCCTACCCGCGCACCCACGGTGTCGAGGACTACTACTATTACAACGAAGGCGAGTCCCTGCACTTCTCCAAATGCGTGCAGGCTTTCGGTTCCGGCATGCTGACTGCCGAAACCATCTGGGATCGCTGGGACAAGGCCGGCAAGAAGTCCCTGGTGGTCAACTACCCCACTTCCTGGCCCTCCAAGCTCGAAAACGGCATCATGGTCCAGGGCGAAGGCCTGTCCGCCGCCGAGTGCCGCTGGCAGTACACCGGCTACGAGCACAGGGAACACCTCTGCTCCGAGTCCTGCGTGGCCTCCGACTACTACCCCATCGGCGTCCAGGCCCGCTTCGAGGAAGCCGACGGCTGGAAGAACATCCCCGAGGAGATCGAGGACCAGGAGCCCCTGGAAATGCCGATCCCCATGGAGTTCCCCCACGCCGTGGAAAAGCTCGCTCCCCAGACCTGGTACGGTCTGACCTGGGAATCCGAGGATGACGGCTACGACGTTTTCGCGCTCTGCCCGGAAAAGGATTTCTCCAAAGCATTCTTCACCATCAAGGTCCGCGAATGGTCCGAGGTGATCGAAGGCGACTTCCCCATGGACGCCGACGGACGGATCGAAAAGGGCTACTTCCGCTGCAAGCTGATGGAGCTCTCCGACGACGCCGAGGACTTCAAGCTGTACATTTCCGGCATCACCGGAACCAAGGGCTACTGCGCTCCGGCCGACGCCCTCAAGAACGTGGACTTCACCAAGAACATCCTGGCCAACGACATGGGCTTTGTCGGCCTGGTCAACGGCATCATCGATGACGAGACCGTGGTCGAGCTGGCCCAGTTCCACTCCGAGTGGCTGACCGAGATCCTGACCACGCTGATGAAGGATCATCCGGACTGGGATCTGATCTACATGCACACCCACCTCATCGACTGGTTCTACCACGGCTACCTGGACAAGATGGACAGCGAAGACCCGGCGATCAGCAAGCCCGCCCTCGACATGGAGCGCGCCATCTACCAGATCGAGGACAAGTTCCTGGGCACCATGATGGAGTGCATGCCCGACGACACCCTGACCTGCGTCATCTCCGACCACGGCGCCACCCCCATCGGCCCGATTCTCAACACCGCCGAGGCCCTGAAGCAGGCCGGTCTGACCGCCTACGAAGCCCGCTCCACGGAAGACGCCGGTTCGGTGTGGGAAGAATCCGAAGGCTTCAACTACGACCTCATCCCCGAGAAGTCCAAGGCCGTTCCCCAGCGCTACATGTTCGTCTACGTAAACCTCAAGTCCAAGTACCCCGGCGGCATCGTCGAGGACGAGGATTACGAGAAGGTCCGCAACGAAATCATCGACGCCCTGTACGACTACAAGCACCCCGAAACCGGTGAACGTCCGGTCATGTGCGCCATCCCGAAAGAGGACGCCAAGGTCTTCGGCATGGGCGGCGAGCAGGCTGGTGACGTCGTCTACGTGCTCAAGCCCGAGTACATGGCCGAGCACGGCTACGGCTTCCCCACCGGCGAATCCGGATGCGGCTCGCTGAAGAACGTCATGATGTGGCGCGGCCCCGGCGTCAAGCAGGGCTACGTCTACGACCGTCCCCGCTGGCTGGTCGACGTCGTCCCGACCTTCTGCCACGCCACCGGCAACCCGGTTCCGGCCGACACGGAAGGCGCGGTCATCTACCAGATGTTCCAGGACCACGAATAG
- a CDS encoding DMT family transporter, with amino-acid sequence MNSSQACNTAPLAALRQRRDTAFAKKGLGLALFSGIGWGFDSVLLSLSFAATVLTEEAYWLLAPLTVGALHDLFSAMWLLLINTATGRNRELVRTMRSKIARPVILGALFGGPMAMSFYMLGVKFAGPAYVIPITALYPAVASVLAAIFLKERILPRAWAGLALCVVGGVVIGYTPPEGALGSDFYLGIGCALLATIGWGLEGVLATSGMDLLDPAVALNVRQLTSASAYLLAILPLAGGYVLLGPALTDISINWIFPTAALAGALAYLCWYRAMNMTGVSRAMAINITYSLWGILFSALFTEVDITSNIIIGALLITTGMVMVVGDPREMASLRNVV; translated from the coding sequence ATGAACTCCAGCCAAGCATGCAACACCGCGCCCCTTGCGGCCCTCAGACAGCGAAGGGACACCGCCTTTGCCAAGAAAGGACTTGGATTGGCGTTGTTTTCAGGCATCGGATGGGGCTTCGACAGCGTGCTCTTGAGCCTGTCTTTCGCCGCGACCGTCCTGACGGAAGAAGCGTACTGGCTGCTGGCCCCGCTGACAGTGGGCGCACTCCACGACCTCTTCAGCGCCATGTGGTTGCTGCTCATCAACACCGCCACAGGCCGCAACCGCGAGCTGGTCAGGACCATGCGCTCCAAGATCGCCCGACCGGTCATTCTCGGCGCTCTGTTCGGCGGCCCCATGGCCATGTCGTTCTACATGCTCGGCGTCAAATTCGCCGGGCCGGCCTACGTCATCCCCATAACCGCCCTGTACCCGGCGGTCGCTTCCGTCCTCGCCGCAATATTTCTTAAGGAACGCATTCTCCCCCGAGCCTGGGCCGGTCTGGCCCTGTGCGTGGTCGGCGGAGTGGTCATCGGCTACACCCCGCCCGAAGGGGCCCTGGGCAGCGATTTCTACCTCGGCATCGGCTGCGCCCTGCTGGCCACCATAGGCTGGGGACTGGAAGGCGTGCTGGCCACCTCCGGCATGGACCTGCTGGACCCGGCCGTGGCCCTTAACGTGAGGCAACTGACCTCTGCCTCGGCCTATCTGTTGGCCATTCTCCCCCTGGCCGGAGGCTATGTCCTGCTCGGCCCCGCCCTGACCGACATTTCCATCAACTGGATTTTCCCGACTGCAGCCCTTGCGGGCGCCCTTGCCTATCTGTGCTGGTATCGAGCCATGAACATGACCGGCGTTAGCCGAGCCATGGCCATCAACATCACCTACTCCCTGTGGGGCATTCTCTTTTCCGCCCTGTTCACGGAAGTGGATATCACCAGCAACATCATCAT